A single Heterodontus francisci isolate sHetFra1 chromosome 11, sHetFra1.hap1, whole genome shotgun sequence DNA region contains:
- the LOC137375436 gene encoding P2Y purinoceptor 13-like isoform X1 gives MALNETESFLNDSNTTVKDKCAPDREISQTRVQKKLNTGTEKHLRDISFCYLWPPCFNVIQQRRTNINLYSSSNMNVTSYNSSLNISLQGKCLRDTRVTKVLFPVLYTVLFIVGIILNILATRIFSQIPSNSTFTVLLKNIVFADLLMTLTLPFKIISTTQRAPWQVRWFVCRFSAVIFYFTMYVSIILLGLISFDRFLKITRPFGKSCLRNARFSKFLSAAVWACMFFLSLPNIILSNKKATPDSVRKCAGLKGSAGLKWHAILNYICQFIFWAVCILMVVLYIVIAKKVYESYVRSKSKDSQSQRKTKAKVFVIVSVFFICFAPFHFVRVPYTLSQVGKVTDCWKQNMLYYIKETTLWMCASNTCLDPFIYIFLCKSFRRRLGKPAKGRSHTSENTHNTTNEEAATETVV, from the exons ACTCGAGTACAGAAGAAGCTGAACACAGGTACAGAAAAACATCTGCGGGACATTTCATTTTGCTACCTGTGGCCACCGTGTTTTAACGTAATTCAG CAAAGAAGAACGAACATCAACCTTTACAGCTCCTCCAACATGAATGTCACCAGTTACAACTCCAGCCTGAATATATCGTTGCAAGGCAAGTGTTTACGAGATACCCGGGTTACCAAGGTGCTGTTCCCCGTGCTTTACACGGTTCTCTTCATCGTTGGTATCATCCTCAACATCCTGGCAACCAGAATATTCTCACAAATCCCAAGCAACTCGACCTTCACTGTCCTCCTGAAAAACATCGTCTTTGCCGATTTGCTCATGACACTAACACTTCCTTTTAAAATAATCAGCACCACTCAACGAGCACCCTGGCAGGTGAGGTGGTTTGTGTGTCGCTTTTCAGCAGTGATTTTCTACTTCACCATGTATGTCAGTATTATACTTCTAGGGTTGATAAGTTTTGATCGCTTCctcaaaatcaccaggccctttggCAAATCATGCTTGCGAAATGCTAGATTCAGTAAATTTCTGTCTGCAGCAGTTTGGGCTTGCATGTTTTTTCTATCCCTTCCCAACATCATTCTGTCAAACAAAAAGGCAACACCAGACTCAGTGAGGAAGTGCGCGGGACTGAAGGGGTCAGCTGGATTGAAGTGGCACGCCATTCTAAATTACATCTGTCAGTTCATCTTTTGGGCAGTGTGTATACTGATGGTCGTGCTTTACATCGTAATAGCCAAGAAAGTTTACGAGTCTTATGTAAGGTCCAAAAGTAAGGACAGTCAATCTCAGAGAAAGACGAAGGCCAAAGTGTTTGTCATCGTGTCAGTCTTCTTCATCTGTTTTGCACCATTTCATTTTGTGAGAGTGCCCTACACACTCAGCCAAGTGGGCAAGGTGACGGACTGTTGGAAGCAGAACATGCTGTACTATATTAAAGAGACAACGCTCTGGATGTGTGCCTCAAACACCTGCCTGGATCCATTTATTTACATTTTCTTGTGCAAGTCATTTAGACGGCGGTTAGGCAAACCTGCCAAAGGCAGGTCACACACTTCAGAGAACACGCACAACACGACAAATGAGGAAGCAGCTACAGAGACTGTCGTATAG
- the LOC137375436 gene encoding P2Y purinoceptor 13-like isoform X3: MLNETRVQKKLNTGTEKHLRDISFCYLWPPCFNVIQQRRTNINLYSSSNMNVTSYNSSLNISLQGKCLRDTRVTKVLFPVLYTVLFIVGIILNILATRIFSQIPSNSTFTVLLKNIVFADLLMTLTLPFKIISTTQRAPWQVRWFVCRFSAVIFYFTMYVSIILLGLISFDRFLKITRPFGKSCLRNARFSKFLSAAVWACMFFLSLPNIILSNKKATPDSVRKCAGLKGSAGLKWHAILNYICQFIFWAVCILMVVLYIVIAKKVYESYVRSKSKDSQSQRKTKAKVFVIVSVFFICFAPFHFVRVPYTLSQVGKVTDCWKQNMLYYIKETTLWMCASNTCLDPFIYIFLCKSFRRRLGKPAKGRSHTSENTHNTTNEEAATETVV; this comes from the exons ACTCGAGTACAGAAGAAGCTGAACACAGGTACAGAAAAACATCTGCGGGACATTTCATTTTGCTACCTGTGGCCACCGTGTTTTAACGTAATTCAG CAAAGAAGAACGAACATCAACCTTTACAGCTCCTCCAACATGAATGTCACCAGTTACAACTCCAGCCTGAATATATCGTTGCAAGGCAAGTGTTTACGAGATACCCGGGTTACCAAGGTGCTGTTCCCCGTGCTTTACACGGTTCTCTTCATCGTTGGTATCATCCTCAACATCCTGGCAACCAGAATATTCTCACAAATCCCAAGCAACTCGACCTTCACTGTCCTCCTGAAAAACATCGTCTTTGCCGATTTGCTCATGACACTAACACTTCCTTTTAAAATAATCAGCACCACTCAACGAGCACCCTGGCAGGTGAGGTGGTTTGTGTGTCGCTTTTCAGCAGTGATTTTCTACTTCACCATGTATGTCAGTATTATACTTCTAGGGTTGATAAGTTTTGATCGCTTCctcaaaatcaccaggccctttggCAAATCATGCTTGCGAAATGCTAGATTCAGTAAATTTCTGTCTGCAGCAGTTTGGGCTTGCATGTTTTTTCTATCCCTTCCCAACATCATTCTGTCAAACAAAAAGGCAACACCAGACTCAGTGAGGAAGTGCGCGGGACTGAAGGGGTCAGCTGGATTGAAGTGGCACGCCATTCTAAATTACATCTGTCAGTTCATCTTTTGGGCAGTGTGTATACTGATGGTCGTGCTTTACATCGTAATAGCCAAGAAAGTTTACGAGTCTTATGTAAGGTCCAAAAGTAAGGACAGTCAATCTCAGAGAAAGACGAAGGCCAAAGTGTTTGTCATCGTGTCAGTCTTCTTCATCTGTTTTGCACCATTTCATTTTGTGAGAGTGCCCTACACACTCAGCCAAGTGGGCAAGGTGACGGACTGTTGGAAGCAGAACATGCTGTACTATATTAAAGAGACAACGCTCTGGATGTGTGCCTCAAACACCTGCCTGGATCCATTTATTTACATTTTCTTGTGCAAGTCATTTAGACGGCGGTTAGGCAAACCTGCCAAAGGCAGGTCACACACTTCAGAGAACACGCACAACACGACAAATGAGGAAGCAGCTACAGAGACTGTCGTATAG
- the LOC137375436 gene encoding P2Y purinoceptor 13-like isoform X5, with protein sequence MNVTSYNSSLNISLQGKCLRDTRVTKVLFPVLYTVLFIVGIILNILATRIFSQIPSNSTFTVLLKNIVFADLLMTLTLPFKIISTTQRAPWQVRWFVCRFSAVIFYFTMYVSIILLGLISFDRFLKITRPFGKSCLRNARFSKFLSAAVWACMFFLSLPNIILSNKKATPDSVRKCAGLKGSAGLKWHAILNYICQFIFWAVCILMVVLYIVIAKKVYESYVRSKSKDSQSQRKTKAKVFVIVSVFFICFAPFHFVRVPYTLSQVGKVTDCWKQNMLYYIKETTLWMCASNTCLDPFIYIFLCKSFRRRLGKPAKGRSHTSENTHNTTNEEAATETVV encoded by the coding sequence ATGAATGTCACCAGTTACAACTCCAGCCTGAATATATCGTTGCAAGGCAAGTGTTTACGAGATACCCGGGTTACCAAGGTGCTGTTCCCCGTGCTTTACACGGTTCTCTTCATCGTTGGTATCATCCTCAACATCCTGGCAACCAGAATATTCTCACAAATCCCAAGCAACTCGACCTTCACTGTCCTCCTGAAAAACATCGTCTTTGCCGATTTGCTCATGACACTAACACTTCCTTTTAAAATAATCAGCACCACTCAACGAGCACCCTGGCAGGTGAGGTGGTTTGTGTGTCGCTTTTCAGCAGTGATTTTCTACTTCACCATGTATGTCAGTATTATACTTCTAGGGTTGATAAGTTTTGATCGCTTCctcaaaatcaccaggccctttggCAAATCATGCTTGCGAAATGCTAGATTCAGTAAATTTCTGTCTGCAGCAGTTTGGGCTTGCATGTTTTTTCTATCCCTTCCCAACATCATTCTGTCAAACAAAAAGGCAACACCAGACTCAGTGAGGAAGTGCGCGGGACTGAAGGGGTCAGCTGGATTGAAGTGGCACGCCATTCTAAATTACATCTGTCAGTTCATCTTTTGGGCAGTGTGTATACTGATGGTCGTGCTTTACATCGTAATAGCCAAGAAAGTTTACGAGTCTTATGTAAGGTCCAAAAGTAAGGACAGTCAATCTCAGAGAAAGACGAAGGCCAAAGTGTTTGTCATCGTGTCAGTCTTCTTCATCTGTTTTGCACCATTTCATTTTGTGAGAGTGCCCTACACACTCAGCCAAGTGGGCAAGGTGACGGACTGTTGGAAGCAGAACATGCTGTACTATATTAAAGAGACAACGCTCTGGATGTGTGCCTCAAACACCTGCCTGGATCCATTTATTTACATTTTCTTGTGCAAGTCATTTAGACGGCGGTTAGGCAAACCTGCCAAAGGCAGGTCACACACTTCAGAGAACACGCACAACACGACAAATGAGGAAGCAGCTACAGAGACTGTCGTATAG
- the LOC137375436 gene encoding P2Y purinoceptor 13-like isoform X2 encodes MTQTREIGLFSLEKETCKTRVQKKLNTGTEKHLRDISFCYLWPPCFNVIQQRRTNINLYSSSNMNVTSYNSSLNISLQGKCLRDTRVTKVLFPVLYTVLFIVGIILNILATRIFSQIPSNSTFTVLLKNIVFADLLMTLTLPFKIISTTQRAPWQVRWFVCRFSAVIFYFTMYVSIILLGLISFDRFLKITRPFGKSCLRNARFSKFLSAAVWACMFFLSLPNIILSNKKATPDSVRKCAGLKGSAGLKWHAILNYICQFIFWAVCILMVVLYIVIAKKVYESYVRSKSKDSQSQRKTKAKVFVIVSVFFICFAPFHFVRVPYTLSQVGKVTDCWKQNMLYYIKETTLWMCASNTCLDPFIYIFLCKSFRRRLGKPAKGRSHTSENTHNTTNEEAATETVV; translated from the exons ACTCGAGTACAGAAGAAGCTGAACACAGGTACAGAAAAACATCTGCGGGACATTTCATTTTGCTACCTGTGGCCACCGTGTTTTAACGTAATTCAG CAAAGAAGAACGAACATCAACCTTTACAGCTCCTCCAACATGAATGTCACCAGTTACAACTCCAGCCTGAATATATCGTTGCAAGGCAAGTGTTTACGAGATACCCGGGTTACCAAGGTGCTGTTCCCCGTGCTTTACACGGTTCTCTTCATCGTTGGTATCATCCTCAACATCCTGGCAACCAGAATATTCTCACAAATCCCAAGCAACTCGACCTTCACTGTCCTCCTGAAAAACATCGTCTTTGCCGATTTGCTCATGACACTAACACTTCCTTTTAAAATAATCAGCACCACTCAACGAGCACCCTGGCAGGTGAGGTGGTTTGTGTGTCGCTTTTCAGCAGTGATTTTCTACTTCACCATGTATGTCAGTATTATACTTCTAGGGTTGATAAGTTTTGATCGCTTCctcaaaatcaccaggccctttggCAAATCATGCTTGCGAAATGCTAGATTCAGTAAATTTCTGTCTGCAGCAGTTTGGGCTTGCATGTTTTTTCTATCCCTTCCCAACATCATTCTGTCAAACAAAAAGGCAACACCAGACTCAGTGAGGAAGTGCGCGGGACTGAAGGGGTCAGCTGGATTGAAGTGGCACGCCATTCTAAATTACATCTGTCAGTTCATCTTTTGGGCAGTGTGTATACTGATGGTCGTGCTTTACATCGTAATAGCCAAGAAAGTTTACGAGTCTTATGTAAGGTCCAAAAGTAAGGACAGTCAATCTCAGAGAAAGACGAAGGCCAAAGTGTTTGTCATCGTGTCAGTCTTCTTCATCTGTTTTGCACCATTTCATTTTGTGAGAGTGCCCTACACACTCAGCCAAGTGGGCAAGGTGACGGACTGTTGGAAGCAGAACATGCTGTACTATATTAAAGAGACAACGCTCTGGATGTGTGCCTCAAACACCTGCCTGGATCCATTTATTTACATTTTCTTGTGCAAGTCATTTAGACGGCGGTTAGGCAAACCTGCCAAAGGCAGGTCACACACTTCAGAGAACACGCACAACACGACAAATGAGGAAGCAGCTACAGAGACTGTCGTATAG